In Calothrix sp. PCC 7507, one DNA window encodes the following:
- a CDS encoding family 10 glycosylhydrolase — protein MVSTTTPFSDIQNHWARLFITALAQRGIVTGLPNGTFRPDNSLTRAEFAVIITKAFPKVPKKRQYVSFVDIPANFWAATAIKTAYETGFISGFGDDRFRPDNRITRLEVILSLVTGLEIATKIKPDLVSVLPQIYQDAAQIPGYGRNQVAIATSSGIVTSFPNAKILNPSLAATRADIVVFVYQALVYLGEAQKIPSAYLVVYGTPTPTPTPTPIPTPTPIPTPTGSVKVSHRREFRGAWVTTVWNSDWPSKAGLPVAQQQAELIEIIKKLQELNFNALILQVRPEGDALYNSQLEPWSAWITGTQGKAPTPLYDPLEFAIAECHKRNIELHAWFNPYRAKTSLKEGSNVYPHIAKTNPEVVYQWGNQLWMDPGSKIIQDRAYNVITDVVRRYDLDGIHLDDYFYPYPIANQAFPDSKTYAAYKATGGGLGLDDWRRENVNQMVLRLSQGIKATKSHVKFGISPFGIYRPGQPAGITGLDAYSVLYADSKKWLEQGWIDYIAPQLYWRTDQTQQSYSALLKWWTQVNTKQRHIYAGNNLTEPSNKSRESDEIEKQIKISRSEAGQLSLGNIFFNLSVLRTNSQAIADKFKSAIYNQPALPPTLAWQNDTTPPPPPNSLQVNNRKLSWQSGDNQSVRSWALYRQSGDAWTLQRVLSAGTNFATVEPGTYAVSAVDRLANESAGVVISVS, from the coding sequence ATGGTATCTACTACTACTCCCTTCTCGGATATTCAAAACCATTGGGCACGCTTATTTATTACAGCTTTAGCCCAACGTGGTATTGTTACTGGTTTACCTAACGGCACATTTCGTCCTGATAACTCCCTCACCCGCGCTGAGTTTGCGGTTATCATCACCAAGGCATTTCCCAAAGTTCCCAAGAAGCGTCAGTATGTCTCCTTTGTTGATATTCCCGCTAATTTTTGGGCAGCTACTGCAATTAAAACAGCCTACGAAACAGGATTCATTAGCGGATTTGGGGACGATCGCTTCCGTCCCGATAACCGGATTACCAGGCTAGAAGTTATACTCTCCCTAGTCACAGGCTTGGAAATAGCTACAAAAATCAAACCAGACCTCGTATCAGTACTGCCACAAATTTATCAAGATGCGGCTCAAATTCCTGGGTATGGCAGAAATCAGGTAGCTATTGCCACTAGTTCTGGAATCGTCACCAGTTTTCCAAATGCCAAAATCCTCAATCCTAGTCTGGCAGCCACCCGCGCCGATATTGTGGTCTTTGTCTATCAAGCTTTAGTGTATTTGGGTGAAGCCCAAAAAATTCCATCTGCCTACCTTGTGGTGTATGGAACACCGACACCCACACCGACACCCACACCGATACCGACACCCACACCCATACCCACACCCACAGGAAGTGTCAAAGTCAGTCATCGCCGAGAGTTCCGGGGTGCGTGGGTGACAACTGTGTGGAATAGTGATTGGCCCTCGAAAGCGGGACTACCTGTAGCCCAACAACAAGCCGAACTGATTGAGATTATCAAAAAATTACAAGAACTCAACTTCAATGCTCTGATTTTGCAGGTGCGACCAGAAGGAGATGCTCTGTATAATTCTCAATTAGAACCTTGGAGTGCTTGGATTACGGGAACACAGGGAAAAGCACCAACACCGTTATATGATCCGTTAGAGTTTGCGATCGCCGAATGTCATAAGCGCAATATCGAACTCCATGCTTGGTTCAACCCCTACCGCGCCAAAACTAGTCTTAAAGAAGGGTCAAATGTCTATCCCCACATAGCCAAAACTAATCCCGAAGTGGTCTACCAATGGGGTAATCAACTATGGATGGACCCAGGATCAAAAATCATTCAAGACAGGGCCTACAACGTCATTACCGATGTTGTGCGTCGCTATGACTTAGATGGTATTCACCTAGATGACTATTTTTATCCCTATCCCATCGCCAACCAAGCTTTCCCCGACAGTAAAACCTATGCTGCTTACAAAGCCACTGGTGGTGGACTGGGTCTAGATGACTGGCGACGGGAAAATGTCAATCAAATGGTGTTACGTTTATCTCAGGGAATTAAAGCCACAAAATCCCACGTTAAATTTGGCATTAGTCCCTTTGGCATTTACCGGCCCGGACAACCAGCAGGAATTACCGGCTTAGATGCCTACAGTGTATTGTATGCTGACTCAAAGAAATGGCTAGAACAAGGCTGGATTGATTATATTGCACCTCAACTTTACTGGCGCACCGATCAAACACAACAAAGTTATTCTGCATTACTCAAATGGTGGACACAGGTAAACACAAAGCAAAGACATATTTACGCTGGTAACAATCTCACAGAACCAAGCAATAAGAGTAGAGAGAGTGATGAAATTGAAAAACAAATTAAAATTAGTCGCAGCGAGGCAGGACAGTTGTCATTGGGGAATATTTTCTTCAATCTCAGTGTTTTGAGAACAAATAGTCAAGCCATTGCCGATAAATTTAAAAGTGCAATTTATAATCAACCCGCACTACCTCCAACTTTAGCTTGGCAAAACGATACAACACCGCCGCCACCACCCAATAGTCTGCAAGTCAATAACCGTAAACTCAGTTGGCAATCCGGTGATAACCAGTCGGTGCGTTCTTGGGCACTTTATCGACAAAGCGGTGATGCTTGGACACTCCAACGAGTTTTATCTGCTGGGACAAACTTTGCCACTGTTGAACCTGGAACTTATGCCGTGTCTGCAGTTGATAGGTTAGCTAATGAAAGTGCAGGAGTTGTGATTTCAGTGAGTTGA